One window of the Miscanthus floridulus cultivar M001 unplaced genomic scaffold, ASM1932011v1 fs_862_1_2, whole genome shotgun sequence genome contains the following:
- the LOC136533344 gene encoding protein DMP10-like: MANNAINPDARAQITENSDTTGTGRRNDATTGSSNLGEGVADAMDAKSSKANVAAEKVLSVSANLAKLLPSGAVLVLQTLSASFTNQGACNVANKWLSASLVAFLTAACIFLTFTDCIVHKGKIYYGVALPRRLNVFGLTKREERELLKALRGELKERRLKTLDWVHAFFTAIVFISIAMGDVGLQKCFVPDLDSDHMKNVKELLRNAPLGLALLSSFVFMIFPTRRRGVGFDNSDRGDTPPSEEDKKKANQQQSKENASTNV; this comes from the coding sequence ATGGCAAACAACGCCATCAACCCAGACGCAAGAGCGCAGATAACAGAAAATAGCGATACCACGGGGACAGGACGACGTAACGACGCGACGACAGGCAGTAGTAACCTTGGTGAGGGCGTCGCCGATGCCATGGACGCGAAGTCCAGCAAGGCGAACGTGGCCGCCGAGAAGGTACTGTCGGTGTCGGCGAACCTGGCGAAGCTGCTGCCGTCGGGCGCGGTGCTGGTGTTGCAGACGCTGTCGGCGTCCTTCACCAACCAGGGCGCCTGTAACGTCGCCAACAAGTGGCTCAGCGCCTCGCTCGTCGCCTTCCTCACCGCCGCCTGCATCTTCCTCACCTTCACCGACTGCATCGTGCACAAGGGCAAGATCTACTACGGCGTGGCGCTCCCGCGGCGCCTCAACGTGTTCGGCCTCACCAAGAGGGAGGAGCGCGAGCTGCTCAAGGCGCTCCGGGGCGAGCTCAAGGAGCGCCGCCTCAAGACGCTCGACTGGGTCCATGCCTTCTTCACCGCCATCGTCTTCATCTCCATAGCCATGGGCGACGTCGGGCTCCAGAAGTGCTTCGTCCCGGATCTGGACAGCGACCACATGAAGAACGTCAAGGAGCTGCTGAGGAATGCGCCGCTGGGGCTGGCGCTCCTGTCCAGCTTCGTCTTCATGATCTTCCCCACCAGAAGACGCGGCGTCGGCTTCGACAACAGCGACCGCGGCGATACCCCTCCATCTGAGGAGGACAAAAAAAAGGCTAACCAGCAGCAGTCAAAGGAAAACGCGTCAACCAACGTTTAG